One Pempheris klunzingeri isolate RE-2024b chromosome 22, fPemKlu1.hap1, whole genome shotgun sequence DNA segment encodes these proteins:
- the kiss2 gene encoding kisspeptin 2, translating into MRVAALVLVCGLIVGPDGSLPGVESAQRTRATGPLLSALRRRAAAEFLEELSPCFSLRENEDQRQLLCNDRRSNFNFNPFGLRFGKRLVFGRAVQRARTDKFSPRSLFSRELEVPT; encoded by the exons ATGAGAGTCGCGGCTCTGGTGCTGGTGTGCGGGCTGATAGTCGGTCCGGATGGGAGTCTGCCGGGGGTCGAGTCTGCGCAGAGGACACGTGCAACAG gCCCGCTGCTGTCTGCGCTCAGGAGGAGAGCCGCAGCAGAGTTCCTGGAGGAGCTCAGCCCGTGTTTCTCCCTGAGAGAGAACGAGGACCAGCGGCAGCTGCTGTGCAACGACCGCAGGAGCAACTTCAACTTCAACCCGTTCGGCCTCCGCTTCGGGAAGCGCTTGGTGTTCGGCAGGGCGGTGCAGAGGGCCCGGACGGACAAGTTCTCGCCCCGCTCTCTCTTCTCGCGAGAACTGGAGGTGCCCACCTGA
- the gys2 gene encoding glycogen [starch] synthase, liver, with product MPLSRSLSITSLSGLLPAWEEDELPVEDLLLFEVAWEVTNKVGGIYTVIQTKAKITVDEWGENFFMMGPYSEHNFKTQVESCEPPNPAIRKAMDALIHNGCQVHFGRWLIEGSPYVILFDIGSAAWNLDRWKGDLWQTCNIGLPYHDREANDALILGSLIAWFFKELTDLLGDKPNVIGHFHEWQAGPGLMFCRSRNIPMATVFTTHATLLGRYLCAGNADFYNNLDKFDIDKEAGERQIYHRYCLERAAVHCAHVFTTVSQITAVEANHMLHRKPDVVTPNGLNVRKFSAMHEFQNLHSTSKVRIQEFVRGHFYGHLDFNLEKTLYFFIAGRYEFSNKGADLFLESLSRLNYLLRLHRNDVTVVVFFIMPAKTNNFNVESLKGQAVRKQLWDTAHTVKEKFGKKLYDALLKGQIPDMNSILDRDDFTIMKRAIYATQRHSLPPVTTHNMLDDSTDPILSNVRRIGLFNSRNDRVKVIFHPEFLSSTSPLLPMDYEDFVRGCNLGVFPSYYEPWGYTPGECTVMGIPSVTTNLSGFGCFMEEHVSDPAAYGIYIVDRRFRSAEESCNQLTQFMFSFCQQSRRQRIIQRNRTERLSDLLDWRYLGRFYIHARHLALSRAFPDKFKTDPTAPLKTEGFRYPRPYSVPPSPSASVHSTPHHSDVEDDDEPYDEDEEAERDRLNIKAPFALGAVPEGKKKQPGESGN from the exons ATGCCGCTGTCACGTTCCCTGTCCATTACGTCCCTGAGCGGGCTGCTGCCGGCCTGGGAGGAGGACGAGCTGCCTGTGGAGGACCTGCTGCTCTTCGAGGTGGCCTGGGAGGTCACCAACAAAG TCGGAGGAATCTACACGGTGATTCAGACCAAAGCTAAAATCACGGTGGATGAGTGGGGGGAGAACTTCTTTATGATGGGGCCCTACTCCGAACACAACTTCAAGACCCAGGTGGAGAGCTGCGAGCCTCCTAACCCGGCCATCAGGAAGGCCATGGACGCCCTCATCCACAACggctgccag GTTCATTTTGGCCGCTGGTTGATCGAGGGCAGCCCCTATGTGATCCTGTTTGACATCGGCTCTGCGGCCTGGAACCTGGACCGCTGGAAAGGGGACCTGTGGCAGACCTGCAACATCGGCCTGCCCTACCACGACCGAGAGGCCAACGACGCGCTCATCCTGGGCTCCCTGATCGCCTGGTTCTTCAAAGAG TTaacagacctgctgggagacaagCCCAACGTCATCGGCCACTTCCACGAGTGGCAGGCAGGTCCGGGGCTTATGTTCTGTCGCTCCCGCAATATTCCCATGGCAACAGTCTTCACTACACACGCCACCCTGCTGGGACGATACCTCTGTGCTGGGAATGCGGACTTTTACAACAACCTGGACAAG ttCGACATCGATAAGGAGGCGGGTGAGAGGCAGATCTACCATCGTTACTGCCTGGAGAGAGCAGCAGTCCACTGTGCTCATGTCTTCACCACCGTCTCCCAGATCACCGCTGTGGAAGCCAACCACATGCTGCACAGGAAGCCAG ATGTGGTGACACCAAACGGCCTGAATGTGAGAAAGTTCTCAGCGATGCACGAGTTTCAGAACCTGCACTCCACCAGCAAGGTCCGCATCCAGGAGTTTGTCAGAGGACACTTCTATGG TCACCTGGACTTCAACCTAGAGAAAACCCTCTACTTCTTCATCGCTGGACGCTATGAGTTTTCCAACAAGGGAGCTGATTTGTTCCTCGAATCGCTGTCCAGACTCAACTATCTACTGCGG CTCCACAGAAACGACGTGACAGTGGTAGTTTTCTTCATCATGCCAGCAAAGACCAACAACTTCAATGTGGAGTCGCTGAAGGGGCAGGCGGTACGCAAACAGCTCTG GGATACAGCTCACACTGTGAAGGAGAAGTTTGGCAAAAAGCTCTATGATGCCCTGTTAAA AGGGCAGATCCCCGACATGAACTCCATTCTGGACCGAGACGACTTCACCATAATGAAGAGAGCCATCTACGCCACTCAG AGACACAGCCTCCCTCCAGTGACCACTCACAACATGCTGGACGACTCAACAGATCCCATCCTGTCCAACGTCAGACGCATCGGCCTCTTCAACTCCAGAAATGACCGCGTCAAG GTTATCTTCCACCCTGAGTTCCTGTCCTCCACCAGTCCTCTGCTGCCAATGGACTATGAGGACTTTGTTCGTGGATGCAACCTCGGAGTGTTCCCCTCCTACTATGAACCATGGGGATACACGCCTG GTGAATGTACTGTAATGGGTATTCCCAGTGTGACCACCAACCTGTCAGGTTTCGGCTGCTTCATGGAGGAGCACGTCTCAGACCCTGCTGCCTAtg GTATTTACATCGTGGACCGGCGGTTCCGCTCAGCCGAGGAGTCCTGCAACCAGCTGACACAGTTCATGTTCTCTTTCTGCCAGCAGTCTCGCCGCCAGCGCATCATCCAGCGGAACCGAACTGAGAGactgtctgacctgctggacTGGAGATACCTGGGGCGG TTCTACATACACGCCCGGCATCTCGCGCTCAGCAGAGCTTTCCCAGACAAGTTCAAGACGGACCCCACGGCCCCTCTGAAG ACTGAAGGTTTCCGTTACCCTCGGCCCTACTCAGtgcccccctctccctctgcctccgtCCACTCCACCCCCCATCACAGTGATGTGGAAGATGATGACGAGCCCTACGATGAAGACGAGGAGGCTGAGAGGGATCGGCTGAACATCAAGGCTCCCTTCGCGCTGGGTGCTGTGCCGGAGGGCAAGAAGAAGCAACCAGGAGAGTCAGGAAACTGA
- the spx gene encoding spexin prohormone 1: protein MKGLRTITLTYVLTLLLLASFISQSWSAPKGSFQRRNWTPQAMLYLKGTQGRRFISEDRKEGDVYDTLHLETRSQNTEKLSVDQAATVLLNFLQQAREGADENPEEVYFQELPVWKREYF, encoded by the exons ATGAAA GGTTTGAGGACCATCACATTAACTTATGTACTCACCCTTTTATTACTGGCGTCGTTCATCTCACAGTCGTGGAGCGCGCCGAAG GGCTCTTTCCAACGGAGAAACTGGACCCCGCAGGCTATGCTTTACTTAAAGGGCACTC AGGGACGCAGGTTTATCTCAGAGGACCGAAAAGAAGGGGACGTCTATGACACATTGCACTTAG AGACCCGCAGTCAGAACACGGAGAAGCTAAGCGTGGACCAGGCAGCTACCGTCCTGCTCAACTTCCTCCAGCAGGCCAGAGAGGGAG CTGACGAAAACCCAGAGGAGGTCTATTTCCAGGAGCTGCCAGTGTGGAAGAGAGAATATTTCTGA